Sequence from the Patescibacteria group bacterium genome:
TGCAAGATTGACAAAAAATCCTCGCCAAAACCTTTAATGAATATCAAAGGTTTTTGGTAACGGTAGGCAATCGCGAACTCGGCGAGCGTGCCCGCGTCCCCTGGGATCACGATAATCGCGTCAGAACTTAAAATTCCGGCGAAAATGTAATCGCCAATGTCAACGGGTGTGCAGATTTCTACCGTAACCCAAGGAACGCTTAAACCCCGTTTGCGACCCGGCGTTCCGACCACAATGCCGCTGGCTTGATAAGCGCCGCGACAAGCCGCTTCTACCACGCCCGAGCAGCCGCCGGTAATTAAAATCGCTTTGGCGGCCGCTACTGCGCGACCAATTTCTTCCGCGAGAGCCAAGGTTGCCTCTTTTCTTCGGCGCCCGCCTCGCAGGTTTTTTTCTTCCGGTCCAATGATGCCGATTTGAATGTTTCTTTGCTTCATATTTTTCAGTTAAATAAAAAATCTCTTCCCTTGCGGGAAGAGGATGAAATGATTTTTAAAATCCAAATAAAATCAACCCAACCTTTTCCCGTAAGGAGAAAGATTGTGATGATGGTTTTTTAATCTTTTTAAAATTAATTGATAGCCACCCTTACCTCTATTGAGCCATTTTGAGACTCGGGCTATTGTGGTAGAACTTAATCCAGTTTCTCTCTCAATTTTCAGGTAAGGTTTTTTTTCATCCAACATCTGCGCAGCCCGCCATCTTTTTCCGAATTCAATAATTTCTTGCTCAGTTAAAAGATCGCGCAAAAAATACTTGGCTTCTTGAAGGTTTTTTAAAGCCAAAATCGCTTGGCATAGGTCTTTGGTTGTTTGATTATCCCATTGTGACATAATGTTTACTTTATTATAGTAAAGCACTTTATCTAAGTAAAGTATAGCAAGGCAAATTTTTTTGTCAAGAGATCAAATATCAGATTGAAAATTCTTGTTTGTATGATATAATAAATTTATGTTAGAAAAATATCAGGAAAAAAGAAATTTTCAAAAAACTCCGGAGCCGCGGGGAAAAGCAGCAAAATCTAAGGACAATCGTTTTGTAATCCAGCAACATAGAGCGCGGACTTTACATTATGATGTTCGCCTTGAGGTTGAAGGGGTTTTGAAGTCTTGGGCTGTACCCAAGAATTTACCTTTATCATTAGGGGAGAAACATTTAGCGATTAAGACCGAGGATCATCCTGTGCAATACCTTACTTTTGAGGGTATAATCCCCGAAGGGAATTATGGCGCTGGCGTGGTTCAGATTTGGGACCAGGGTAAGTTTAAACTAGAAAGTCGCGAGCCCCGCAAGCTTGTTTTTTATTTGCGAGGCAAAAAATTGACGGGAAAGTATGTTTTGGTTAAAATAGGGAAACAGCCAAAAAAGGGTAAAAACTGGCTGGTTTTCAAGATAAAAGCATAACTTTTTTTTGTTAACTTTTATGTTGCCATCTAAAATTCGTTTTATCTTCAGAGTTGTTTTTATCGCCTTTTTTGCGGCGATCCTACTTTTTGTTTTATATCAGAATTTTAACCCTTTTGGCGTCCCGCGATCTTATGACTACGAATTTTCACCTAAGATTAACCATTTTATCAGCCCTTTATTGCCCAAGGAGCGGGTTTCGGAGTATTACCGCGATGCGAAAGGAGATTGGTATCAAATTTTAAAGGGTCCTTTGGTTTATTTTTCCCTATATCCTGTTGCTAAAGATCGTAAACTTGACCTGATTATAAAATATAAAAGTGAAGTGCCGGAAATTAGATTTGGCGAAACAGTCTCTGTAGGCGACAATTTAGAATATAAGCCTTATCCTTTTTATAACGCATTTATCCAAAATCTTGACTGGCCTTGCGTGGAGAACAACGGGGTATTTTTGTATCAGAAAGAGAAGCACTTTAGCTCGGTTCAAGAATATTTGGGCAATGTTCCTTTGGATAAAAATAATGCGGTTTATTTTTTCGGTGATGAGCGAATTAAAAATGCGAAGAGTCTCACCCATTTTCAGAGCCCTGTAAAGGAGATTGATTATTTAATTACTACTTACAAGAAGGCCGAGACGACACCCGATGGCTGG
This genomic interval carries:
- a CDS encoding TIGR00725 family protein, giving the protein MKQRNIQIGIIGPEEKNLRGGRRRKEATLALAEEIGRAVAAAKAILITGGCSGVVEAACRGAYQASGIVVGTPGRKRGLSVPWVTVEICTPVDIGDYIFAGILSSDAIIVIPGDAGTLAEFAIAYRYQKPLIFIKGFGEDFLSILQLENWRKYPYYVARSAQETVKLAMKIARKN
- a CDS encoding YerC/YecD family TrpR-related protein, with translation MSQWDNQTTKDLCQAILALKNLQEAKYFLRDLLTEQEIIEFGKRWRAAQMLDEKKPYLKIERETGLSSTTIARVSKWLNRGKGGYQLILKRLKNHHHNLSPYGKRLG
- a CDS encoding DNA polymerase ligase N-terminal domain-containing protein, which encodes MLEKYQEKRNFQKTPEPRGKAAKSKDNRFVIQQHRARTLHYDVRLEVEGVLKSWAVPKNLPLSLGEKHLAIKTEDHPVQYLTFEGIIPEGNYGAGVVQIWDQGKFKLESREPRKLVFYLRGKKLTGKYVLVKIGKQPKKGKNWLVFKIKA